The Wansuia hejianensis genomic interval ACTGATGGCTGCCGGATCTATATAGAGGACCAGAACGGGGAGGAAAAGGAAAACCTCGCATACCGGGAGAAGCAGGACGGAGAAGACATCACGGTAACGATTGATTACCAGCTGCAGAATGACCTGTATGATGCTTTCGCCCAGGATAAGAGCTGTCATGTGGCCATGAACCCGAAGACTGGCGAGGTGCTCGCCCTGGTCAGCACTCCCTCCTATGACAGCAGCTCTTTTGTCCTGGGGATGTCGGAAAACCAGTGGAACGCCCTGAATGATAATCCGGATCAGCCGATGTATAACCGTTTTAAGGCGTCCTTTGCACCCGGTTCTTCTTTTAAACCGGTGATCGCGGCCATCGGGCTGTCCACGGGCAAGCTGGACCCGGATGCGGATCTGGGCAAGAGCGGGACCAGCTGGCAGAAGGATGACAGCTGGGGCAGCTATATGGTCACCACCATGCATGAATATCCTGAGCCGTCCAATCTGAAAAATGCGCTGATATATTCGGACAATATCTATTTTGCCAAAGCAGCTCTGCAGATCGGAGGGGATGTTCTGGCAGAACAGTTTGACAGGATTGGATTTCAGGAGGAGGTACCCTTTGTGTTTGGAACAACTCCCTCTCAATATGTGAATGAGGGGGGAAGTCTGTCAGATGACATACTGCTGGCGGACACAGGTTACGGTCAGGGGGAAGTGCTGGTGAATCCCATCCATATGGCGGCAGTGTATTCGGCTTTTGTGAACGGAGGCAGCATGATACGTCCGGTGCTGGAATATCCGGAGACGGGCGCGCCAGAATATTGGATCAGGGACGCGTTTACCGCAGAAGCGGCAGAGACGGTCCGCAGCAGTCTGATCCAGGTGATTGAGTCAGAGAATGGGACGGGGCATGGCGCCCGTGTGGAAGGAGTCGTTTTGGCGGCTAAGACAGGCACGGCTGAGATTAAGGACAGCAAAGAAGATACCGGGGGTACGGAGCTGGGATGGCTTGCAGTATTTACTGCGGACCCGGCACGGGAGAATGGCCTTCTGCTGGTCAGCATGGCAGAGGATGTGAAGGACCGGGGCGGAAGTAACTACTTAATCGGCCAGGAAAAGGAATTGCTGGCTGCATGGACGAAATAAAGCTCCGGAGATTGCCGGGCTGTGTACAGAGGAGGGGAACAATGAAGAAGCTGCCGCAGATTTCAGAGGCGGAATATGAAGTGATGAAGGCGGTCTGGCGGCAGTCGCCGGCCGGTACGAATGAGATAGTAGAACGGATTCTTCCGGTGACAGACTGGCAGCCCAACACCGTCCATACGCTGTTAAAGAGGCTTGTAAAAAAAGGTGTCTTGGATTACCGGAAGCGGGGCAGGATGTTTGAGTATTTTCCGTTGATTTCAGAAGAAGAATATCTGGGCCAGAAAAGTAAAAGCTTTCTGGAACAGTATTTTGGAGGGAGCATTATGCCGCTGTTCGCCAGCTATCTGGAAGAGGAAGATGTGTCTGGGGAGGAGCTGGAAGAACTGCGTGCGATCTTGGACCGCAGAAAGGGACAGGAGGCTGATCGATGAATCCGGGGATCGTATGGCAATGGATTGAAAATCATGTGATTCTGGCAGCGTTTCTGGGACTTCTGCTGCTGGTGCGCTATTTATTCTGCAGGAGGAATATGGCAGAGGAGCGCTGCCGTCTCTGGTATCTGTATCTGGCGGCGCTGCTGTTTCCTTTTCTTCCTGTTCAGAGGCTGTCCGGATGGTATCCCTGGCAGGAATTCCTGGGGGGACAGGCCGGAGGACCGGGTGGGGCAACGAGCATCGGAGGTGTGGAAGCAGCGGGGGGGGGGTTATCTGATGATTATGCAGTTTCTGTCCGGAGCGGGGGACTGCCGGACTGGGACAGGGTAGTTTTCGCGCTGTGGATTGCGGGGCTGGCTGTGTCTTTGGCTCTGGTGTGCAGGGAGCAACTCAGGTTACATAAGATTCTGGCTTCTGCCAGAGAGGTCAGAGACGGGAAGATGCGGGAAATGTTCAGCTGCTGCAGGAGGCAGACGGGCGCAGAAAGAAGAGTTCTTCTTGTGAGCAGCAGCCAGGTCAAATCTCCGTTCACAGCAGGCCTTCTCAGGCCGAAGGTGGTTTTACCGGAAGGCCTGGAGAGGAAAATTGGTCAGGAGGATCTTAAGTATGTGCTGCTCCATGAGCTGGAGCACTGCGCGCACAGAGATCTGCTGACCCTTTTTTGCATGGGTATTTTCCGGGTACTGTACTGGTATCAGCCATTGGTGAAATGGGGGTTGAAGCAGTTCCGCCGGGATATGGAGACAGCGTGTGACGCCAGGGTCTTAAAGCAGCTTCCGGAGGAAGCGGGGCTGGAATACGGCTATACGCTGCTGAAGCTGGCAGAGAGATTTAACGGGAATATTCTGCAGGCTGCGGCGGACTGGGGCGGGCCGGCTAAGCAGATACGGGAAAGAACGCTGCAGATTGCCGGATATCGAAGAAAATCCAGGGCAGATAAGAGAAAAGGCTGCCTGATGCTCCTGTTCCTGACAGCATGCCTGGCAGCAGCGCTGCCCTGGTTGGCGGACGGGGAAACAGCGGCGGCCGGGCCGGAGGTTCCAGGGGAAATCAGCGGGGTGATCCAGGAGGAAAAACAGTGGGAAGACGCTTTTGAAGGACAGGAAGGCTCATTCGTGCTCTATCATCCGCAGAGTGGACAATGCCAGGTGTACAACCAGGTCTTGGGCAGGACGCGGGTTTCGCCAGATTCTACCTATAAGATATACAGCGCGCTCCTGGCTCTGGAGGAAGGCCACATCTCCGGAGAGAATTCTCTCCGGAGATGGGACGGGACAGAGCAGCCGTTTGCCCGCTGGGAGAGGGATCAGGACTTGAACAGTGCCATGGCGGATTCAGTAAACTGGTACTTTCAGCGGCTGGACGGCCAGGCCGGAATGGTACGGCTGGAAGAGTTCTTGCAGGAGCTGGGATATGGAAACCAGGACCTATCCGGCGGCGTCCAGAGCAGCTGGCTGGAATCCTCACTGAAAATATCCCCGCTGGAGCA includes:
- a CDS encoding penicillin-binding transpeptidase domain-containing protein; amino-acid sequence: MKHKKRKIGVFTIFLAVGVVVVAAALMLRGVFRSFPSADEVLEGYMSCILEKDYDRMYQYLDDTSRRIISREDFISRNQNIYEGIGTTGLQVTISGAESEENEVAYSVSMETEAGTVTFNNHARFTKEKDGYYLQWDDSLIFPDLLSTDRVRVEELKAQRGTIYDRNGLVLAGQGTVSSVGLIPGKMSEEPSEDIRRLAGLLDTTEEGIQEALQQSWVKEDTFVPVRKIKKSGVENALLGEAGAPGSQLEQELLAIPGVMITDTEDRVYPLGEKAGLLVGYVQAVTAEDLEANPDKGYTSQSRIGKAGLEKLYEDRLHGTDGCRIYIEDQNGEEKENLAYREKQDGEDITVTIDYQLQNDLYDAFAQDKSCHVAMNPKTGEVLALVSTPSYDSSSFVLGMSENQWNALNDNPDQPMYNRFKASFAPGSSFKPVIAAIGLSTGKLDPDADLGKSGTSWQKDDSWGSYMVTTMHEYPEPSNLKNALIYSDNIYFAKAALQIGGDVLAEQFDRIGFQEEVPFVFGTTPSQYVNEGGSLSDDILLADTGYGQGEVLVNPIHMAAVYSAFVNGGSMIRPVLEYPETGAPEYWIRDAFTAEAAETVRSSLIQVIESENGTGHGARVEGVVLAAKTGTAEIKDSKEDTGGTELGWLAVFTADPARENGLLLVSMAEDVKDRGGSNYLIGQEKELLAAWTK
- a CDS encoding BlaI/MecI/CopY family transcriptional regulator translates to MKKLPQISEAEYEVMKAVWRQSPAGTNEIVERILPVTDWQPNTVHTLLKRLVKKGVLDYRKRGRMFEYFPLISEEEYLGQKSKSFLEQYFGGSIMPLFASYLEEEDVSGEELEELRAILDRRKGQEADR
- a CDS encoding BlaR1 family beta-lactam sensor/signal transducer, which produces MNPGIVWQWIENHVILAAFLGLLLLVRYLFCRRNMAEERCRLWYLYLAALLFPFLPVQRLSGWYPWQEFLGGQAGGPGGATSIGGVEAAGGGLSDDYAVSVRSGGLPDWDRVVFALWIAGLAVSLALVCREQLRLHKILASAREVRDGKMREMFSCCRRQTGAERRVLLVSSSQVKSPFTAGLLRPKVVLPEGLERKIGQEDLKYVLLHELEHCAHRDLLTLFCMGIFRVLYWYQPLVKWGLKQFRRDMETACDARVLKQLPEEAGLEYGYTLLKLAERFNGNILQAAADWGGPAKQIRERTLQIAGYRRKSRADKRKGCLMLLFLTACLAAALPWLADGETAAAGPEVPGEISGVIQEEKQWEDAFEGQEGSFVLYHPQSGQCQVYNQVLGRTRVSPDSTYKIYSALLALEEGHISGENSLRRWDGTEQPFARWERDQDLNSAMADSVNWYFQRLDGQAGMVRLEEFLQELGYGNQDLSGGVQSSWLESSLKISPLEQAALLGKVFSREAEIQPEHVRTLKNALCLQKNGELALYGKTGTGRVDGKDIRGWFAGMLESGGEQIVFVSYIQGRDGCTGGQAAEIAERILQEEGFAVSLDDV